Genomic window (Bacteroidales bacterium):
GCTTAAAAGATGTTGCCGATATAGAACTCGGAGCAGAAAGCTATACCATGACCGGAACAGCAAACGGGCATCCCGGAACTGTCTGCATGGTTTCTCAAACCGCCAATTCCAATGCCCGCGATATCGCCATTCAGATTGAAAATTTGTTGGAAGAAATAGAAAGTGATTTACCCCCAGGCGTAAAAATCGGCACAGTGCAGAATGTACGTGATTTCTTGGATGCATCCATAAAAAATGTACTTACAACACTGCTCGAGGCCCTCATTCTGGTTATCCTTGTAGTATATATTTTCCTGCAAAACGCTCGGTTAACGCTTATTCCAATGATCAGTATATTTGTTTCCCTTATAGGTACATTCGGCGCTTTATCATTGTTTGGCTACAGCATTAACCTGCTAACACTCTTTGCATTAGTACTTGCAATTGGTACTGTGGTGGACGATGCCATCATTGTAGTCGAAGCGATACAGGCAAAACTAGACCAGGGCTATAAATCCGCCTACAAGGCAACTGTAGACGGGATGAATGGTATTACTTCGCCTATTATTGTCAGTACAATGGTTTTTATGGCGGTATTCATTCCTGTGACTTTTATCGGCGGCACGTCCGGTATTTTCTTCACACAATTCGGTGTTACAATGGCAGTTGCGGTAGGAATCTCCGCTTTGAATGCGCTTACCCTAAGTCCGGCCCTCTGCGCCTTATTGATTCGTCCGGAAAAAGATTCGGGAGAAGGCGGAAAGTCGTTCCAACAACGTTTTCGCAAAGGATTCAATACCGCATTCAACACAATCACAAATCGTTATGCCGGCGGTGTGAAATTTTTTCTGAAACGTAAATGGGTGGCAGGCGGAATTTTGGCAACAGCTTTTGCACTGTTGATTTTTACAATGGTAAATACCAAAACAGGCCTTGTTCCCGATGAAGACCAGGGAATGCTTTTTGTGAACGTGAATACTGCTCCGGGAACAACGCTTAGTCAAACGCAAGAAGTAATGGCAAGAGTGGAAGAAGCGATTAAAGATATTCCCCAGATTGCCGAATATTCCAACAATGCCGGTTTCGGAATGCTTTCGGGACAAACACCGACTGCCGGAATGATTATGTTACGTCTCAAACCGTGGGACGAACGCAAGGGTAAAGGAGATGATATTGACGCTGTAATAAACGAAATTTATGCCCGTACGACAAATATCAAAAATGCAAATCTTTTCATTTTTTCACCACCTATGATTATCGGTTACGGTTCGGGCGACGGTTTCGAGATGTATATGCAGGATAGAGCGGGAGGAACTGTAGAAGACCTTTATTATGCAACGCAGGATTTTATTGCCAAGCTTAATGAGCGTCCCGAAATCGGCATGGCATATTTTACATTCGATATTAAATATCCGCAATATTCTGTAGACGTGGATTTCGCTAAATGTAAACGGGCAGGTGTTTCGCCAAGCGAAGTCTTATCTGTAATTTCGAGTTATTACGGAGGAGTTTATTCCTCCAACATAAATCGTTTCTCGAAAGTATATCGCGTTATGATGCAAGCTTCTACAGAATATCGTCTTGATACGGAATCGCTCAACAATATTTTTGTCCGCACTGATGAAGGAATGGCTCCAGTGGCTCAATTTGTTACATTGACTAAAACTTATGGCTCTGAGACTATAAGCCGTTTCAATATGTTTAATTCAATAGCCGTAAACGGTTCCCCGGCAGATGGATACAGTTCCGGTGATGCAATTCAAGCGGTTAAGGAAACTGCCGCACAATATCTTCCCACAGGATACGGATACGAGTTTAGCGGTATGAGCCGGGAAGAATCCGACAGCAGCAATAATACCGTCATTATCATCGGATTATGTATATTGTTTATCTTTTTGATTCTTTCTGCATTATATGAAAGTTTCTTAATTCCGCTTGCCGTAATTTTATCTGTCCCTATCGGATTGATGGGTAGTTTTTTATTCACTTGGATGCTCGGATTGGAAAATAACATTTACTTGCAAACAGGAATAATTATGCTTATCGGACTTTTATCCAAAACAGCGATTTTGATTACCGAATTGGCACAACGTTACCGCAAAGAGGGATTGAGCATTTACGAATCAGCATTGAGAGCCGCCAAAGAACGTCTTCGTCCTATTTTGATGACCGCTTTGACCATGATAGTCGGATTACTTCCTTTGGTATTTTCATCCGGAGCAGGGGCTAACGGTAATATCTCGCTCGGTGTAGGAACTGTATTCGGCATGACGATCGGAACTTTAGCCTTGTTGTTCATAACCCCGTCATTGTTTGCTGTGATGCAGAAATTGCAGGAAAAGTTAAAAGTTAAGAATGAAGAATGAAGAGTTAAGAATTAGTAATATTTAAATAAGATAAAATGAAGATGCCGACAATAATTAACTCACTTAGTGTGCTAAATATAAAATATTTAGCTATAGTTTCAATCGCTTTTACACTCAACCCCGAACTTTTCAATCTTAATTCTTAATTCCATGAACTCCGTTGACATATTAGGCACTGAGAAAGTTGGAAAGCTATTGTACAAATACGCTGTACCGTCGATTATTGCTATGGTTGCTCAATCCTTATACAATCTTGTTGATAGTATTTTCATCGGTCATGGAGTTGGAGTTTTGGCAATTGCGGCTTTGGCTATCGCTTTACCGCTGATGAATTTGAGTTCCGTTTTAGGTTCGATGGTTGGCAGCGGAGCTTCAACATTTATTGCTCTCAAGCTAGGAGAAAAAGACAAAAAGTCGGCATCTCTTTGTTCCGGAAATGTTGTTTTACTCAATCTGATCATCGGCATAAGCTATACAATAATTGTCTTAATCTTTTTAGACCCGATTTTGTTATTCTTCGGTGCGAGTGAGGACACGCTTCCATTAGCAAGAGATTATATGCAGATAATAATTATCGGAAATATTATAACGCAATTATTTTTAGGACTCAATGAAGTAATCCGTTCGTCTGGATATCCGCAAAAAGCAATGAAAATGATGCTGTTGGCAGTTATATTAAATTGTTTTTTAGACGCTCTTTTCATTTTCGGTTTCGGCTGGGGAATAAAAGGAGCCGCATACGCGACAGTTCTGGCACAGATTATTGCCCTACTTTTTGAAATCAAACATCTTTCAAACAAGAATCATATCATTCATTTCGAACGCAATATCTTTCATCTGAGAAAAAATATTGCTTCAAAAATCATCACAATCGGACTTTCACCCTTTTTAGTCAATGTTTGCAGCAGTTTGGTGGTAATCATTTTCAATAATATATTTAAAAAATACGGCGGCGATTTATATATTGCGGCTTACGGAATCGTTAACAGGCTGCTTACTATTGTTGTTATGATTTTAATGGGATTATCAATAGGAATGCAACCGGTATTTGGATATAATTTCGGAGCAAAATTGTACCCACGCGTAAAAAGGACGCTCGGAATAACTTTGTTGTGTGGAATCTCTATTGCAAGCTTTGCTTTTATATTGTTCCAAAGTTTTCCGGAACTATTATGCAAATTATTCTCACATGATTCGGGATTGATAGAAATATCTTCGCAAGGATTGCGGATTATGAGCGCCATGTTACCTTTTGTTGGATTTCAAATTGTGGCTTCTAATTTCTTTCTATCAATCGGTTATGCAAAAAAATCAATATTTCTTTCGCTTACACGTCAATTTTTATTTCTCATTCCCTGCATTTTGATATTGCCGAAATTTTTGGGTATAACCGGAGTTTGGGCGAGCGCTCCATTAGCCGATTTAATTTCGGCTATTGTTACCGGAATCATGTTATTACATCAGATTAAGTTACTAAAAAGAATACAAAACCATGCTATACAATAAATTAAGAAAGATAGAATATTCCTTATACCAGAAAAATTAAAAATAAAGCTTAATTACATAATCATCTAAACCAAAATAATATGACTAAAAATAATAATCAAAATATGAAATCGAAAATCCAATTTTTAATTTTTACTTTTTCATTTGTAATCCTATTCTCCGGTTGCGGTATTTACACCAAATATTCTCGTCCCGAAATGCGTACCGATAATGTTTTCGGAGAAAATATAGAAACTGTTGATACAACAACCATCGGGGATTTACAATGGACGGAAATGTATTCAGATGCATATTTGCAGAAATTGATTCAAAAAGGGTTGGATAATAATACTGACCTTCAGATTGCCCGCTTACGGATCTCACAGTCTCAGGCATCTCTGAAATCCGCCAAACTCGCTTACACTCCTTCGGTTTCTTTCAATCCGTCGGGAACCGTCAGTAGTTTTGACGGACAGTCGGCAAGTAAAACCTACGAATTACCTGTGAGTGCCAGTTGGGAAGTGGATATCTTCGGGAAATTAACCAATCAAAAACGACAATCACAGGCATCGCTTGAAGAAAGCGAAACATACCAACAAGCGGTGCAATCTCAATTGATTGCCAATATTGCTAATTATTATTATACTTTGTTGATGCTGGATGAACAGTTACGAGTAACTCAACAAACAGCTGTAAGTTGGGAAGATAATGTAAGAACGTTGCGTGCTTTAAAGAAAGCGGGCGAAACCAATGAGGCGGCGGTTTCACAGGCTGAAGCCAACAAATGTTCTGTGGACGCTACCGTATATGATTTGAAGTTGCAAATTACGGAAATTCAAAATTCATTATGTGCTTTGCTTGGCGAAATTCCTCAAACAATAGAACGTGGAAACCTGAACAATCAAACTTTTCCACAAGAATTATCCGTTGGTATTCCGGTTCAATTACTATCCAACCGTCCGGATGTACGAAATGCAGAAGCATCGTTAAAAAGGGCTTTTTATACTACCAATGAAGCACGTTCCTATTTTTATCCTTCTTTGAATTTGAGCGGAATTTTGGGTTGGACAAACAGCAGTGGCGGAGTCGTTACCAATCCGGGAGCTTTGATTTGGCAAGTTGTGGGATCTATAGCTCAGCCGATTTTTAATCAAGGAAAAAACAAGGCCCGACTCGAAATAGCTAAATCTCAACAAGAAGAGGCAAAACTGACGTTCCAGCAAACCATTTTGGATGCAGGTGCGGAAGTGAACACAAATCTTGCCAAATATCAAACCGCGAAACAGAAAGTAGCTCTTTATGAAACACAAATATACTTACTCGAATCCGCAGTTAAATCTACCAAACTGTTGATGGAATACGGAACAATTAATTATCTGGAAGTTCTCACAGCGCAACAAACCTTATTGGATGCCGAGCTTTTACAAATCTCCAATCGATTTGATGAGATACAGAGCATTATTAATCTGTATAGTGCTTTGGGCGGAGGAAGATGATTTAGAACCAAAAATAAAATGAATAATATTATCATTTTGAAGAAATATTCATTAGAATGATAATGTTATCATCGCACTAACTAAATTACTGTTAGAATCCGCATTATGACTATGTGTTTTATATATATAATTTACTTGGCAACGAAGGAATTTTGTAGCCCAATAATTTAATCCTACTGTGTAATCCGTTTGATAAGTTTCGGGGGAATTTATATCATTACGGAAAAAGTCATAACGGATAGCA
Coding sequences:
- a CDS encoding efflux RND transporter permease subunit yields the protein MSIKTFIDRPILSAVISIAIVILGIIGLQSLPIEQYPTIATPTVMVSASYTGADAQTVQNSVIIPLEEAINGVENMIYMTSDASNNGSASISVYFEQGTDPDMAAINVQNRVSQASGQLPADVTKGGVTVSKMQSSQVIIFNLYSSDDRFDELFLTNYVNINIIPKILRIEGVGGVDVLGSDYAIRIWLNPGLMAQYGLVPQDIANVLGEQNLESPTGNFGENSDNMFQYSMKYRGRFETPEEFGELVIRSLPDGEVLRLKDVADIELGAESYTMTGTANGHPGTVCMVSQTANSNARDIAIQIENLLEEIESDLPPGVKIGTVQNVRDFLDASIKNVLTTLLEALILVILVVYIFLQNARLTLIPMISIFVSLIGTFGALSLFGYSINLLTLFALVLAIGTVVDDAIIVVEAIQAKLDQGYKSAYKATVDGMNGITSPIIVSTMVFMAVFIPVTFIGGTSGIFFTQFGVTMAVAVGISALNALTLSPALCALLIRPEKDSGEGGKSFQQRFRKGFNTAFNTITNRYAGGVKFFLKRKWVAGGILATAFALLIFTMVNTKTGLVPDEDQGMLFVNVNTAPGTTLSQTQEVMARVEEAIKDIPQIAEYSNNAGFGMLSGQTPTAGMIMLRLKPWDERKGKGDDIDAVINEIYARTTNIKNANLFIFSPPMIIGYGSGDGFEMYMQDRAGGTVEDLYYATQDFIAKLNERPEIGMAYFTFDIKYPQYSVDVDFAKCKRAGVSPSEVLSVISSYYGGVYSSNINRFSKVYRVMMQASTEYRLDTESLNNIFVRTDEGMAPVAQFVTLTKTYGSETISRFNMFNSIAVNGSPADGYSSGDAIQAVKETAAQYLPTGYGYEFSGMSREESDSSNNTVIIIGLCILFIFLILSALYESFLIPLAVILSVPIGLMGSFLFTWMLGLENNIYLQTGIIMLIGLLSKTAILITELAQRYRKEGLSIYESALRAAKERLRPILMTALTMIVGLLPLVFSSGAGANGNISLGVGTVFGMTIGTLALLFITPSLFAVMQKLQEKLKVKNEE
- a CDS encoding MATE family efflux transporter — translated: MNSVDILGTEKVGKLLYKYAVPSIIAMVAQSLYNLVDSIFIGHGVGVLAIAALAIALPLMNLSSVLGSMVGSGASTFIALKLGEKDKKSASLCSGNVVLLNLIIGISYTIIVLIFLDPILLFFGASEDTLPLARDYMQIIIIGNIITQLFLGLNEVIRSSGYPQKAMKMMLLAVILNCFLDALFIFGFGWGIKGAAYATVLAQIIALLFEIKHLSNKNHIIHFERNIFHLRKNIASKIITIGLSPFLVNVCSSLVVIIFNNIFKKYGGDLYIAAYGIVNRLLTIVVMILMGLSIGMQPVFGYNFGAKLYPRVKRTLGITLLCGISIASFAFILFQSFPELLCKLFSHDSGLIEISSQGLRIMSAMLPFVGFQIVASNFFLSIGYAKKSIFLSLTRQFLFLIPCILILPKFLGITGVWASAPLADLISAIVTGIMLLHQIKLLKRIQNHAIQ
- a CDS encoding TolC family protein, with the translated sequence MKSKIQFLIFTFSFVILFSGCGIYTKYSRPEMRTDNVFGENIETVDTTTIGDLQWTEMYSDAYLQKLIQKGLDNNTDLQIARLRISQSQASLKSAKLAYTPSVSFNPSGTVSSFDGQSASKTYELPVSASWEVDIFGKLTNQKRQSQASLEESETYQQAVQSQLIANIANYYYTLLMLDEQLRVTQQTAVSWEDNVRTLRALKKAGETNEAAVSQAEANKCSVDATVYDLKLQITEIQNSLCALLGEIPQTIERGNLNNQTFPQELSVGIPVQLLSNRPDVRNAEASLKRAFYTTNEARSYFYPSLNLSGILGWTNSSGGVVTNPGALIWQVVGSIAQPIFNQGKNKARLEIAKSQQEEAKLTFQQTILDAGAEVNTNLAKYQTAKQKVALYETQIYLLESAVKSTKLLMEYGTINYLEVLTAQQTLLDAELLQISNRFDEIQSIINLYSALGGGR